A part of Rattus rattus isolate New Zealand chromosome 4, Rrattus_CSIRO_v1, whole genome shotgun sequence genomic DNA contains:
- the LOC116898617 gene encoding LOW QUALITY PROTEIN: 40S ribosomal protein S11-like (The sequence of the model RefSeq protein was modified relative to this genomic sequence to represent the inferred CDS: deleted 1 base in 1 codon), with protein MVDIQTERAYQKQPTIFQNKKRVLLGETGKEKLPRYYKNIGLGFKTPKEAIEGTYIDKKCPFTGNVSIRGRILSGFVTKMKMQRTIVICRDYLHYIRKYNRFEKRHKNMSVHLSPCFRDVQIGDIVTVGECRPLSKTVRFNVLKVTKAAGTKKQFQKF; from the exons ATGGTGGACATTCAGACGGAGCGTGCTTACCAAAAGCAGCCTACAATCTTTCAAAACAAGAAACGTGTTTTGCTGGGAGAAACTGGCAAGGAAAAACTCCCTCGGTACTACAAAAACATCGGTCTAGGCTTCAAGACGCCCAAGGAGGCCATCGAGGGCACCTACATAGACAAGAAATGCCCCTTCACTGGTAATGTCTCCATCCGAGGACGGATCCTGTCTGGTTTTGTGACGAAGATGAAGATGCAGAGGACCATTGTCATCTGCCGGGACTATCTCCATTATATCAGAAAGTACAACCGCTTTGAGAAGCGG CACAAGAACATGTCTGTGCACCTGTCCCCCTGTTTCAGGGACGTCCAGATTGGCGACATTGTCACTGTTGGAGAGTGCAGGCCCCTGAGCAAGACTGTTCGATTCAATGTGCTCAAGGTCACCAAGGCTGCTGGCACCAAGAAGCAGTTCCAGAAGTTCTGA